One window of Calonectris borealis chromosome 28, bCalBor7.hap1.2, whole genome shotgun sequence genomic DNA carries:
- the LOC142093679 gene encoding nuclear receptor ROR-beta-like translates to MTDALLVPMADATSMPVADAVSMADAMPTSMVDAMSMVDAMSMADAMPMSMEDAMLMPMPKCKGLRPAPAGLALERCCAEREPVNRSGRGRSRVAVEEPHRLPAAACLVVQGQDLAIGITQSHRHRWEPANGFQGPVGRAERHPRALLAQIEVIPCKICGDKSSGIHYGVITCEGCKGFFRRSQQNNASYSCSRQRNCLIDRTNRNRCQHCRLQKCLALGMSRDAVKFGRMSKKQRDSLYAEVQKHQQSQEQSGGTKDEPEPLSRVYTTSVSSGLSDLDDISTLSDGLLFDFPLTPDGSSTYYNLDLLASAQPSPDQSSLDVADATLIKQESIYELMLEPALFAHGALEGGQLPADISVLEIDRVAQNVVKSHLETCQYTTEELKRLAWSLYSPEEVRTLQNKTCEAMWQQCSLQISNAIQYVVEFAKRIEGFMELCQNDQIILLKAGCLEVLLIRMIRAFNPLNNTVLFEGKFGGMQMFKSLGCDDLIGAIFELGRTLCRLQLSDEELALFTAAVLLSPDRPWLTESKKVQKLQDKIYMALQHEIQKKHSTEDKLSKMVSKLPLMKTICNLHLDKLEFFRLLHPETAMNFPPLYKEVFNSELQYSDPRES, encoded by the exons ATGACTGATGCCTTGCTTGTGCCCATGGCAGATGCCACATCCATGCCTGTGGCGGATGCTGTGTCCATGGCGGATGCCATGCCCACGTCCATGGTGGATGCCATGTCCATGGTGGATGCCATGTCCATGGCAGATGCCATGCCCATGTCCATGGAGGATGCCATGCTCATGCCCATG CCAAAGTGCAAAGGGctgcgtcccgcgccggcggggctGGCCTTGGAGCGGTGCTGCGCGGAGCGGGAGCCGGTGAACCGGAgcggccggggcaggagccgggTGGCCGTGGAGGAGCCTCATCGCCTGCCCGCCGCTGCTT GCCTGGTGGTGCAGGGCCAGGATTTGGCCATCGGCATCACACAAAGCCATCGCCATCGTTGGGAGCCAGCAAACGGCTTTCAGGGCCCCGTGGGGCGAGCGGAGCGGCACCCTCGGGCTCTGCTCG CCCAAATCGAAGTGATCCCATGCAAGATCTGTGGAGACAAGTCCTCAGGGATCCACTACGGCGTTATCACCTGCGAAGGCTGCAAG GGTTTTTTTCGGAGGAGCCAGCAGAACAACGCCAGCTACTCCTGCTCCCGGCAGAGGAACTGCCTGATCGACCGCACCAACCGCAACCGCTGCCAGCACTGCCGCCTGCAGAAATGCctggcgctgggcatgtcccgcgACG CCGTGAAGTTTGGCCGCATGTCGAAGAAGCAGCGGGACAGCCTCTACGCCGAGGTGCAGAAGCaccagcagagccaggagcagagcgGCGGCACCAAGGATGAGCCCGAGCCCCTGAGCCGCGTCTACACCACCAGCGTCAGCAGTGGGCTCTCGGACCTGGACGACATCTCCACGCTGTCGGACGGGCTCCTCTTCGACTTCCCCCTCACCCCCGACGGCAGTAGCACCTACTACAACCTCGACCTGCTCGCCTCGGCGCAGCCCTCGCCCGACCAATCCAGCCTGGACGTGGCCGATGCCACGCTCATCAAGCAGGAGTCCATCTACGAGCTGATGCTGGAGCCAGCCCTGTTCGCGCACGGCGCACTGGAGGGCGGCCAGCTGCCTGCCGATATCTCCGTCCTCGAGATTG ACCGGGTGGCGCAGAACGTGGTGAAGTCGCACCTGGAGACGTGCCAGTACACGACGGAGGAGCTCAAGCGCCTGGCGTGGAGCCTCTACTCCCCCGAGGAGGTCCGCACCTTGCAGAACAAG ACCTGCGAGGCCATGTGGCAGCAGTGCTCGCTGCAGATTTCCAACGCCATCCAGTACGTGGTGGAGTTCGCCAAGCGCATCGAGGGCTTCATGGAGCTCTGCCAGAACGACCAAATCATCCTCCTGAAAGCCG GTTGCCTCGAGGTGCTCCTAATCCGCATGATCCGCGCGTTCAACCCCTTGAACAACACCGTCCTCTTTGAGGGGAAGTTCGGCGGCATGCAGATGTTCAAGTCGCTCG GCTGCGACGACCTCATCGGCGCCATCTTCGAGCTGGGCAGGACCCTGTGCCGCCTGCAGCTGTCAGACGAGGAGCTCGCCCTCTTCACCGCTGCCGTCCTGCTCTCCCCGG ATCGCCCGTGGCTGACGGAGTCCAAGAAGGTGCAGAAGCTCCAGGACAAGATCTATATGGCCCTGCAGCACGAGATCCAGAAGAAACACTCCACCGAGGACAAGCTTTCAAAG ATGGTTTCCAAGCTGCCCTTGATGAAGACCATTTGCAACCTGCACTTGGACAAGCTGGAGTTTTTCCGTCTCCTGCACCCAGAGACCGCCATGAACTTCCCACCCCTCTATAAGGAGGTCTTCAACTCGGAGCTTCAGTACAGCGACCCACGGGAGAGCTAA